The Pocillopora verrucosa isolate sample1 chromosome 14, ASM3666991v2, whole genome shotgun sequence genome has a segment encoding these proteins:
- the LOC131787656 gene encoding uncharacterized protein: protein MRVYIKPGGQRGYSGHCINLPQNVGELAHSLPRYSNDLSVIVVKMKGKDNSFKDVTVRRQNVADALDWLINNNPYYKDIIIKNDSLNSLPLHGVPQDLLSIETENLENSEASEPDLGPQNEEDIVYNESTEMSSFLPIPECQQQEVQAIKQQLCHQLTHMPWPTVDNEPLNEYLTPFLATLAFPTLFPDGKGDPTNPSLHRDVPLAERVKHLLRFGENRDGKWLYCFSSHPRFAYWALNMIKRKRILQQTGIFLKQNPGEAHLTVEELQQMAADNNTNVFVSKLSRYLSNITGSNAYWHKAKEDLKAIISHVGAPTFFFTFSSADMHWPDLHALFSSSLSDTTPESRRQNVINNPHITDWFFTQRLENFIKHWLYNSLDTEWHWYRFEYQARGSIHCHGVAKLKNDPGLCQLSETALKGYLAEVSLDKAEQSDILELNKQILEGKKASQTVCEYVDWLLSTYNPDPPEDGFWIKPSIHPCQRQHKDIMNIQQSDDDYVDLLNTVQRHTRCSTNYCLRKKQNETNVKCRFNFPFQPCTSTKLEFEPIHTKDESPKYKAKVIKRNDGRLNNHQHLQLQGWRANCDIQVVIDYHACVEYLAKYASKGEPRSPVLKQALNSIMNSCKNNSNPTKLIKKVIMKSLGQRDFSAQETMHHLMSLKLISSSFNVVPISLNGSRRINTNSFDGGLVTNESLLDVYANCEKYAQTDPNMVMLNFVTFASKYKLVNKKLTSQPQNTVPRVFPVFSSNPKGPNFGLYCKYQLLRYKPWQTTQENAWGDQPGSDDIYITSWKAFLQTQYAKQHVPDWHEKLHTLENLSENDTDCENISQQLPQWEESGSFVNTTEETLQPDCNNYNWQNNKCKYEHHIIGEMPSWVKSKKDTFSVALPQQNIDISTFSDMQAHAYNMINAHSEQASPKDPLLLIVNGVAGTGKSYLINAIRSLLGTSCAVTATTGKASCNIN, encoded by the coding sequence ATGCGCGTTTACATAAAGCCTGGTGGGCAACGGGGCTATTCAGGTCACTGTATCAACCTTCCACAGAATGTAGGTGAACTAGCACATTCTCTACCAAGATACTCAAATGATTTATCTGTTATAGTTGTCAAGATGAAAGGTAAAGACAACAGCTTTAAAGATGTAACAGTTCGAAGACAAAATGTTGCAGATGCACTGGATTGGCTTATTAATAACAATCCGTATTACAAAGACATAATTATCAAAAACGATTCTTTGAACTCATTGCCTTTGCATGGTGTACCACAAGACCTACTTTCAATAGAAacagaaaatcttgaaaacagTGAAGCTAGTGAGCCTGACTTGGGGCCTCAAAACGAAGAAGACATAGTTTATAATGAAAGCACAGAAATGAGCAGTTTTCTACCTATTCCTGAATGTCAACAGCAAGAAGTTCAAGCTATAAAACAACAGTTGTGTCACCAGCTTACACATATGCCTTGGCCAACAGTAGATAATGAGCCATTGAACGAGTATCTAACTCCTTTCTTAGCAACATTAGCTTTCCCTACATTATTTCCTGATGGCAAGGGTGACCCTACCAATCCTTCACTTCACAGAGATGTACCTCTTGCAGAAAGAGTTAAGCATCTTTTAAGATTTGGAGAAAATAGAGATGGCAAGTGGCTATACTGCTTTTCCAGTCATCCAAGATTTGCTTACTGGGCTTTGAATatgatcaaaagaaaacgtATTCTGCAGCAAACAGGAATATTTCTCAAACAGAATCCTGGAGAAGCACATCTGACTGTAGAAGAACTGCAACAAATGGCAGCTGACAACAACACAAATGTTTTCGTATCTAAGTTATCACGCTATCTTAGTAACATAACTGGCTCAAATGCTTATTGGCATAAAGCTAAAGAGGATTTAAAAGCAATAATAAGTCATGTTGGAGCTCCAAcattctttttcactttttcctctGCTGACATGCATTGGCCTGACCTACATGCATTATTTAGCAGCTCATTAAGTGATACCACACCTGAGAGCAGACGGCAGAATGTCATTAACAATCCTCACATCACTGACTGGTTCTTTACACAGCGTTTAGAAAACTTCATTAAACATTGGTTGTATAATTCACTGGATACTGAGTGGCACTGGTACAGATTTGAGTACCAAGCCAGAGGTAGTATACACTGTCATGGTGTTGCAAAACTTAAGAATGACCCAGGATTATGTCAACTTTCAGAAACAGCTCTTAAAGGCTATTTGGCAGAAGTGTCCCTTGATAAAGCTGAACAATCAGATATTCTAGAACTAAACAAACAGATactggaaggaaaaaaagcttCTCAAACTGTATGTGAATATGTAGACTGGTTATTATCTACATACAATCCAGACCCACCAGAGGATGGTTTTTGGATCAAACCCTCCATTCATCCTTGCCAGAGGCAACACAAAGATATTATGAACATTCAACAATCTGATGATGATTATGTAGACTTACTGAATACAGTACAAAGGCACACTCGTTGCAGTACCAATTATTGTCTTagaaagaaacagaatgaaACAAATGTTAAGTGCAGATTTAACTTTCCATTTCAACCTTGCACTAGTACAAAACTAGAATTTGAACCAATTCATACAAAAGATGAAAGTCCCAAATACAAGGCCAAAGTAATAAAGCGCAATGATGGTAGGCTAAATAATCATCAGCACCTCCAACTGCAAGGCTGGAGGGCAAACTGTGATATTCAGGTGGTAATTGATTACCATGCATGTGTTGAATACCTTGCCAAATATGCATCTAAAGGAGAACCAAGGTCACCAGTATTAAAACAGGCACTTAATTCTATAATGAACTCTTGCAAAAACAACAGTAACCCTACAAAACTCATTAAGAAAGTGATCATGAAGTCACTTGGTCAACGTGATTTTTCTGCACAAGAGACAATGCATCATCTTATGTCACTTAAACTGATAAGCTCATCCTTTAATGTGGTACCAATCAGTTTAAATGGTTCTCGCAGAATCAATACTAATTCTTTTGATGGCGGTCTTGTTACAAATGAATCGCTGCTGGATGTTTATGCAAACTGTGAAAAATATGCCCAAACCGATCCAAATATGGTCATgttaaattttgtaacttttgccTCCAAATACAAACTTGTGAACAAAAAGCTAACAAGTCAACCACAAAACACTGTACCAAgagttttccctgttttttctTCCAATCCAAAGGGCCCAAATTTTGGCCTTTATTGTAAATATCAGTTGCTTAGATACAAACCTTGGCAGACTACACAGGAAAATGCTTGGGGTGATCAACCAGGTTCTGATGATATATATATTACTTCATGGAAAGCATTCCTTCAAACACAATATGCTAAACAGCATGTACCTGATTGGCATGAAAAACTGCATACTTTAGAAAACTTATCAGAAAATGACACTGATtgtgaaaacatttcacaacaaCTGCCACAATGGGAAGAGTCTGGGTCTTTTGTTAACACAACTGAAGAAACACTTCAGCCTGATTGTAACAATTACAACTGGCAAAATAACAAGTGCAAGTATGAACACCATATTATAGGAGAAATGCCTTCCTGGGTAAAATCTAAAAAGGACACATTTTCAGTTGCATTGCCCCAACAAAATATTGATATTAGTACTTTTAGTGATATGCAAGCACATGCATACAACATGATAAATGCACATTCTGAACAAGCTTCTCCAAAAGATCCATTGTTACTCATTGTGAATGGAGTTGCTGGAACTGGTAAAAGTTATCTGATCAATGCCATTCGAAGTCTACTCGGAACATCTTGTGCAGTGACTGCCACCACTGGCAAAGCTTCCTGTAACATAAAT